The Pricia mediterranea genome includes a window with the following:
- the lptC gene encoding LPS export ABC transporter periplasmic protein LptC, whose translation MTVVMAILFLSCDDTYKRSGEEKVPMIYPVGIAEDFTFTYTEAKTGLESEDSTSTKVVAVLTSPLRKDYTNLNFGYQTFPDGLVVDFFDDEGRKNIIKADFGIIYSATNVIDLQGNVVIETHDGKIMETDQVYWDQDHDWVFTQEAFKYTNPEDGSVMFGTGMDFKQEPYFFSAHKTNGLMSIKEESQ comes from the coding sequence ATGACCGTTGTTATGGCAATACTTTTTTTATCCTGTGACGACACATACAAAAGATCTGGGGAAGAAAAAGTGCCAATGATCTATCCTGTGGGTATCGCCGAAGACTTTACTTTTACCTATACCGAGGCGAAAACGGGTCTGGAAAGCGAGGATTCGACCTCCACCAAAGTCGTAGCCGTATTAACGAGTCCCCTACGGAAAGATTACACGAACCTGAATTTTGGGTACCAGACGTTTCCAGACGGACTCGTGGTCGATTTTTTCGATGATGAGGGCCGCAAGAATATTATAAAGGCCGATTTTGGCATTATTTATTCCGCTACGAATGTAATAGATTTGCAAGGCAATGTGGTCATAGAAACCCATGATGGTAAAATTATGGAAACGGACCAAGTGTATTGGGACCAAGATCACGATTGGGTCTTTACCCAAGAAGCGTTTAAATATACGAATCCGGAAGACGGTTCGGTGATGTTCGGAACCGGGATGGATTTTAAACAAGAGCCTTATTTCTTCAGCGCCCATAAAACCAACGGCCTAATGAGTATCAAAGAAGAATCACAATGA
- a CDS encoding hemolysin family protein encodes MEATLLIIVLALLFSAFFSGMEIAFISANKIHIEIEKKQEGFLAKVLARLTKKPSKFIATMLIGNNIALVIYGLFMGDLLMQWFQGMLPASNRLTALVLTDFSLLTQTIISTLIILLTAEFLPKVLFQIYSNRLLKFLAIPAYLFYLIFSGISDFVIWVSDFILKFFFKTDGDEVQLSFSKIELGDYITEQMETVEEEDEVDSEIQIFKKALEFSAVKAREVMVPRTEISAVEIHETPKNLAKLFSETGLSKILVYQNTIDNVIGYVHSYELFKKPSSIKSILLPVELVPETMLIQEILNVLTKKSKSIAVVLDEYGGTSGLMTVEDIVEELFGEIEDEHDTTDLIEEKVDENTYRLSARLEVDYLNETYKFELPESDEYETLSGLIVNEGGEIPERDSEIRIGNVLFTILEVSGTKIDLVSLRILGKE; translated from the coding sequence TTGGAAGCGACCCTACTGATTATTGTTCTAGCCCTACTTTTTTCGGCCTTTTTTTCCGGCATGGAGATCGCCTTTATTTCTGCGAATAAAATCCATATAGAAATAGAAAAAAAGCAAGAGGGTTTTCTGGCCAAGGTGCTAGCCCGATTGACCAAAAAACCATCCAAGTTCATTGCCACCATGCTCATCGGCAATAATATCGCCCTAGTCATCTACGGATTGTTTATGGGTGATCTGCTGATGCAGTGGTTTCAGGGCATGTTACCGGCCTCGAACCGTTTAACGGCCCTTGTCCTGACCGATTTCAGTCTCCTGACCCAAACGATTATTTCGACCCTTATTATACTGCTCACTGCAGAATTTTTGCCCAAAGTGCTTTTTCAGATTTATTCGAACCGACTCTTGAAATTCTTGGCGATTCCCGCCTATTTGTTTTATCTGATTTTTTCGGGCATCTCCGATTTTGTGATATGGGTATCCGATTTTATCCTGAAATTCTTTTTTAAGACCGACGGCGACGAGGTGCAGCTATCCTTTAGTAAAATTGAGCTTGGCGATTACATCACAGAGCAGATGGAGACCGTGGAAGAGGAAGACGAGGTAGATTCCGAAATACAGATTTTTAAAAAGGCTTTGGAGTTTTCTGCAGTCAAGGCAAGAGAGGTGATGGTGCCCAGAACGGAAATCAGTGCGGTCGAAATCCATGAGACACCCAAAAACTTGGCGAAACTGTTCTCCGAGACCGGTTTGTCGAAAATTTTGGTGTATCAGAATACCATCGACAACGTTATCGGATACGTGCACTCGTACGAGCTCTTTAAGAAACCGAGCAGCATTAAAAGTATTCTTTTACCAGTGGAGTTGGTACCGGAAACCATGTTAATTCAAGAGATTCTCAACGTATTGACAAAAAAAAGTAAGAGTATCGCCGTGGTGTTGGATGAGTATGGTGGCACTTCCGGTCTGATGACAGTAGAGGATATTGTTGAGGAATTATTCGGGGAAATTGAGGACGAGCACGACACTACCGACCTTATTGAAGAGAAGGTAGATGAAAATACCTATCGGCTTTCTGCTAGGTTGGAGGTCGATTATCTGAACGAGACCTACAAATTCGAACTGCCGGAAAGCGATGAGTATGAGACCCTGAGCGGACTCATCGTAAACGAAGGGGGTGAGATTCCCGAGCGTGATTCCGAAATACGTATCGGTAACGTTCTGTTCACCATACTCGAAGTTTCCGGTACGAAAATTGATTTGGTATCCTTGCGAATTCTGGGGAAGGAGTAG
- a CDS encoding SurA N-terminal domain-containing protein yields the protein MAILESIRKQTTILILIIGLALFAFVISGVFTSGDLGGGKVGSSIAEINGEEISIDGFREKVDIASRNSGPNASTMQTVNQVWDQEVRNTIMEQQLEHLGLNIEQDQIMNYIGTIPGYSQNPQFQNENGVFDPNKFRAFIADIKVNQPAQYQFWLQNEASIIQSAKQQAYFNLVKAGVGATLKEGELDYRLANDKINIRYVRVPYTSIPDSSINVSKSEIRSYIETHKDDFKQDAARDIQFVYFEEKPSPEDENAVKTALAEVMDDRVEYNEATDTNDTLAGFRNTNDMAAFLDRNSDIKLDTIYKEKNQLPTKFADTLMDLKVGEIFGPYRDGDYYKISKMMDRKSNGSVKASHILIGYEGAERANPDVTRTKEEAEAEAKRLLREARDKDTQFVELARDNSDGPSAPNGGDLGYFQEGRMVPEFSDFAFQNPVGTIGMVETDFGFHIIKVDDKRDIVQIANLAREIEPSEGTINKLFTDATQFEMESISSDEAFSDLAKDKEYTVRPVNKINPTDENLPGLSSQRSIVKWAFEEDTDVGDIKRFDLTRGYAVVQLTKKYEEGLMSVEDASATVLPKLRKERKADQIISENEGKSIEEIAKDNNLSTSTASALTVKSPTIPGAGSEPAVVGAAFAMKKDDTSELIEGNTGVFKFTVTGKVPAPTLDNYSTYANSVKNSREAQVSTEVYNALKQASEIEDNRAVFY from the coding sequence ATGGCCATTTTAGAGAGTATACGAAAACAGACGACCATCTTGATTCTTATTATCGGACTGGCGCTGTTCGCCTTTGTGATTTCCGGTGTCTTTACCAGCGGTGATCTCGGTGGGGGCAAAGTGGGGTCTAGCATCGCAGAAATAAACGGGGAAGAGATTTCCATCGATGGGTTCCGAGAGAAGGTTGATATTGCCTCGCGGAATTCCGGTCCGAATGCATCTACCATGCAAACGGTTAATCAGGTATGGGACCAAGAGGTGCGCAACACGATCATGGAACAGCAACTCGAACATTTAGGATTGAATATCGAGCAGGACCAGATTATGAACTATATCGGTACGATTCCCGGCTACTCACAAAATCCTCAATTTCAGAACGAGAACGGCGTTTTCGATCCGAACAAATTTCGTGCGTTTATCGCCGATATCAAGGTGAACCAACCCGCACAGTATCAATTTTGGTTGCAGAACGAAGCCTCGATCATTCAAAGTGCCAAGCAACAGGCTTACTTTAACCTCGTCAAGGCAGGCGTCGGAGCTACCCTAAAAGAGGGCGAGCTCGACTATCGTTTGGCCAACGACAAAATAAATATCAGGTACGTACGTGTTCCCTACACTTCGATTCCCGATAGCTCGATCAACGTTTCCAAAAGTGAGATCCGCAGCTATATCGAGACGCATAAAGATGATTTCAAACAAGATGCCGCGCGTGATATACAATTTGTCTATTTTGAAGAAAAGCCATCCCCGGAGGATGAAAATGCGGTAAAGACCGCCCTTGCCGAGGTAATGGACGACAGGGTCGAATACAATGAAGCCACCGATACCAACGATACCTTGGCCGGCTTTCGAAACACTAACGATATGGCCGCCTTCCTCGACCGGAATTCCGACATCAAGCTCGACACCATCTACAAGGAGAAAAACCAACTGCCGACCAAATTTGCCGATACCTTGATGGATCTAAAGGTAGGCGAGATATTCGGTCCCTATCGGGATGGAGATTACTACAAAATCTCCAAGATGATGGATAGAAAGTCCAATGGATCCGTCAAGGCCAGCCATATTTTGATTGGATATGAGGGCGCGGAAAGGGCAAATCCCGACGTGACAAGAACCAAGGAAGAAGCGGAAGCCGAAGCTAAACGACTATTGAGGGAAGCGCGTGATAAAGACACCCAGTTCGTGGAACTGGCAAGAGACAATTCCGACGGACCCTCCGCACCTAACGGAGGTGATTTGGGCTATTTTCAAGAAGGAAGAATGGTACCGGAGTTCAGTGATTTTGCCTTTCAAAACCCGGTGGGGACTATCGGAATGGTGGAGACCGATTTCGGCTTTCATATTATCAAGGTCGACGATAAGCGTGATATCGTGCAAATAGCCAATTTGGCACGGGAAATCGAACCCTCCGAGGGTACTATCAATAAGCTTTTTACCGATGCCACCCAGTTCGAGATGGAATCAATATCCTCAGATGAGGCCTTTTCCGATTTGGCCAAGGATAAAGAGTACACGGTGCGTCCCGTAAATAAAATCAACCCTACCGATGAAAACCTGCCCGGACTATCGTCACAGCGTAGTATCGTAAAATGGGCGTTTGAAGAGGATACGGACGTTGGAGACATCAAACGTTTCGATCTGACCAGAGGCTACGCCGTGGTACAGTTGACCAAGAAATATGAAGAGGGATTGATGTCCGTTGAGGATGCCTCGGCAACGGTCTTGCCTAAACTTAGAAAGGAAAGGAAGGCGGATCAGATCATTTCCGAGAACGAAGGGAAATCGATAGAAGAAATCGCAAAGGATAATAACCTTAGCACCTCCACGGCTTCGGCGTTGACCGTGAAATCACCCACAATCCCCGGGGCCGGATCTGAGCCGGCGGTGGTCGGGGCAGCCTTTGCTATGAAGAAAGACGATACTTCCGAGCTGATAGAAGGGAATACCGGCGTCTTCAAGTTTACCGTGACCGGTAAGGTTCCGGCTCCAACACTGGATAATTATAGCACCTACGCCAATTCGGTCAAAAATTCTAGAGAGGCGCAAGTAAGTACAGAAGTGTACAATGCCTTGAAGCAGGCTTCAGAAATCGAGGATAACCGCGCTGTATTTTATTAA
- a CDS encoding GYDIA family GHMP kinase, with amino-acid sequence MPSAYSGQRLRTSFYSNGKLLLTGEYAVLDGALALAVPTQYGQSLTVTEIPERELQWKSRDENGNIWFQASFDLSHFDHAPEAPSFFSADGAMHQVESDPDSETGGNAHEKSPEIQTIYQTLAKIIREAKKLNPRFLRGLKGYAVATQMTFPRDWGLGSSSTLINNVAQWAEVDAYRLLWNAFSGSGYDIACARNDHPILYKVHKGEPKVEVVNFHPIFNDRLYFIHLNKKQNSREGIATYRKRQFDKTELIDRVSEITKKTVRCTRLSDFESLIGEHEKILSRSLQIPTVKQSLFPDFNGAIKSLGAWGGDFILVTGGADTPSYFKQMGYDTAVPYSEMVLANKRS; translated from the coding sequence ATGCCTTCAGCTTATTCTGGACAACGATTGAGAACATCTTTCTACAGCAACGGAAAATTACTGCTTACGGGCGAATACGCCGTACTTGACGGTGCTTTGGCCCTAGCAGTCCCGACCCAATACGGACAATCGCTGACAGTAACAGAAATCCCGGAACGCGAACTACAATGGAAAAGCCGGGATGAAAATGGAAACATCTGGTTCCAGGCCAGCTTTGACCTATCGCACTTCGACCACGCCCCCGAAGCCCCAAGTTTCTTCTCGGCCGACGGTGCTATGCATCAAGTCGAATCCGACCCCGATTCGGAAACAGGCGGTAATGCCCATGAAAAATCGCCCGAGATACAGACAATCTATCAAACATTGGCTAAAATTATAAGGGAGGCAAAGAAACTAAATCCTCGATTTCTTCGCGGTTTGAAGGGATATGCCGTAGCGACCCAAATGACCTTTCCGCGGGATTGGGGATTGGGCTCGTCCTCTACTTTAATCAACAATGTGGCCCAATGGGCCGAAGTCGATGCCTATCGCCTGTTGTGGAACGCCTTTTCCGGAAGTGGATACGACATTGCCTGCGCCCGGAACGACCATCCTATTCTGTATAAGGTTCATAAAGGAGAGCCCAAAGTGGAGGTCGTAAATTTCCATCCCATATTTAACGATCGGCTGTACTTCATCCATCTAAATAAAAAACAGAACAGCAGGGAAGGAATCGCTACCTACCGGAAGCGGCAATTTGATAAGACCGAGCTGATAGACCGCGTATCGGAAATCACCAAGAAAACAGTTCGATGTACCCGCCTTTCGGATTTTGAATCCCTAATCGGGGAACATGAAAAAATTCTTTCGCGAAGCCTCCAGATACCAACGGTCAAGCAATCGCTATTTCCTGATTTTAACGGTGCTATAAAAAGCCTGGGGGCATGGGGGGGGGATTTTATCCTGGTGACCGGAGGTGCCGATACCCCTTCGTATTTTAAACAAATGGGGTATGATACCGCAGTGCCGTATTCGGAAATGGTATTGGCGAACAAGCGATCGTGA
- a CDS encoding DUF5615 family PIN-like protein, whose amino-acid sequence MYSQASQTKELGLTDFSDKKIWDFAKSKGYTIVTFDSDFFDLEYDLWVSPESHLA is encoded by the coding sequence CTGTATTCCCAGGCCTCACAGACCAAAGAACTAGGACTTACTGACTTTTCTGACAAAAAAATATGGGATTTTGCAAAATCAAAAGGATATACTATTGTCACATTCGATAGTGATTTTTTTGATCTGGAGTACGATTTATGGGTTTCCCCCGAAAGTCATTTGGCATAG
- a CDS encoding DUF433 domain-containing protein, whose amino-acid sequence MQNIERYIEIDPSKRFGRRILKGTRISVYDVMNWLTNGMEKNELPCIPRPHRPKN is encoded by the coding sequence ATGCAAAATATAGAGAGATATATCGAAATAGATCCTTCGAAGAGATTTGGAAGGCGCATCCTGAAGGGTACCCGGATATCGGTATACGACGTCATGAATTGGCTGACCAATGGGATGGAAAAGAATGAACTCCCCTGTATTCCCAGGCCTCACAGACCAAAGAACTAG
- a CDS encoding hydroxymethylglutaryl-CoA reductase, degradative, producing the protein MKGHNHYLYPLKCYYMTKPIEGFSKLTKEEKLDWITTNYTDDPEAVKKVLKRYWNPDRSVQRLHDEFIENTLTNYYLPYGIAPNFLINGRLYAIPMAIEESSVVAAASKAAKFWLNRGGFKSSVSSTEKIGQVHFIYRGNPKKLESFFKEIKPKLHSDAEPLTKNMQRRGGGITGIELRKKTDALANYYQLHCTFETVDAMGANFINSCLEQFATTLTEGAKKFSDFSSEEKNLEVVMSILSNYVPNCLVRAEVNCPIEQLNGGDAISSEVFAHKMVQAVKIANASPHRAVTHNKGIMNGVDAVVLATGNDFRAVEAGVHAYAAKDGKYTSLTHAKIEDGNFKFWIELPLAIGTIGGLTSLHPLAKLSLDILGNPSAEKLMQIIAVAGLAQNFAAVRSLVTTGIQEGHMKMHLLNILNQLGATRAEKNTLIEHFKKNVATHSAVVGAFEKLRKG; encoded by the coding sequence TTGAAAGGCCATAATCATTATCTTTATCCCTTGAAATGTTACTATATGACCAAACCCATCGAGGGATTCTCGAAACTGACCAAGGAGGAAAAACTGGATTGGATCACCACCAATTACACCGACGACCCAGAAGCCGTCAAGAAGGTCCTGAAGCGGTACTGGAACCCCGACCGCTCCGTACAACGCCTGCACGACGAGTTTATCGAAAACACGCTCACCAATTATTACCTGCCTTACGGGATTGCCCCTAATTTTCTTATCAACGGACGTTTGTACGCCATTCCCATGGCCATCGAGGAAAGTTCCGTAGTGGCGGCCGCCAGCAAAGCCGCCAAATTTTGGTTGAACCGCGGCGGATTCAAGTCCTCGGTATCGAGTACAGAAAAAATCGGACAGGTACACTTTATCTATCGGGGCAATCCCAAGAAATTAGAATCTTTCTTTAAGGAAATAAAGCCAAAACTACACTCGGATGCTGAGCCCCTTACTAAAAACATGCAGCGACGTGGCGGAGGTATTACCGGTATCGAACTACGGAAAAAGACCGACGCCCTGGCCAACTACTATCAGCTGCATTGCACTTTTGAGACCGTAGATGCCATGGGCGCCAACTTCATCAACTCCTGTTTAGAACAGTTTGCAACCACCCTTACAGAAGGTGCCAAGAAATTTTCGGATTTTTCTTCCGAAGAAAAAAACTTAGAGGTGGTCATGTCCATCCTTTCAAATTACGTGCCCAACTGCTTGGTGCGGGCCGAAGTCAATTGCCCCATCGAGCAACTGAACGGGGGTGACGCCATTTCTTCCGAGGTCTTCGCCCATAAGATGGTCCAGGCCGTGAAAATTGCCAATGCTTCGCCCCACCGCGCCGTTACCCATAATAAAGGCATTATGAACGGTGTCGATGCCGTCGTGCTCGCCACGGGCAACGATTTTAGGGCGGTAGAAGCCGGCGTACATGCCTACGCCGCCAAAGATGGGAAATATACCAGCCTTACCCATGCGAAAATCGAGGACGGTAACTTCAAGTTCTGGATCGAGTTGCCCCTGGCCATCGGCACGATCGGCGGATTGACCAGCTTGCACCCGCTCGCGAAACTTTCGCTTGACATCCTGGGAAACCCCTCCGCCGAAAAATTGATGCAGATCATAGCCGTAGCGGGCCTCGCACAGAATTTCGCGGCAGTACGCTCCCTGGTAACCACGGGCATTCAAGAAGGCCATATGAAAATGCATTTATTGAACATTCTCAATCAACTGGGAGCCACTCGAGCAGAGAAAAACACCCTAATCGAACATTTCAAGAAAAATGTCGCCACTCACAGTGCGGTGGTCGGGGCCTTTGAGAAACTTAGAAAAGGATAG